TAGACCCATTTGAACGCGAAATACTTCTTCTCTTAGAGCGACCAGTCGTTTTTACCCCAGTTGAATTAGAGTATCTTTCCCTTATGGAAAAACGGCATGAAGATGATAGAAATTCGCTCAATTCAAAATGAAATAGAGTTTAATGATATGCTTTACCAAAGGTGGCTTGTTCTGAGAGCACCTTTAGGTCTGCCAAGGGGAACAGAGAAAGACTTGTATGAAGACAATGCCTTTCATGCGATCGCCCTTTGGAACAAACAAATTATAGGTTCTGCAAGATTGCGCCTTCTTTCAGAAGATTTGGGAAGCATCGCTTATGTTGCTATCTTACCAGAATTTCAAAATCAGGGTATCGGCACTAAGCTTATGCAGAAATTGATTGCAACTGCTGCTGAAAAGAATCTCAAAACTTTGAGAGTTATGGCGAGAACCAATGTTTTAAAATTTTACAACCGCGTGGGATTTATAGCCGAGGGGGAACCATTTGATTACTTAGACATTCCTCACGTTTTCATGTACTACAAGTTACAAGCTTATCCTCAATTGGTAAGAGACTAGTAAAAGTGTACTTCACAAACTCTGACTTTTTGCTTGCATGGCAAGAACCTTTGAGATGCAAAGTCTTTGTCTCATCTTTTATAAGTATTCCTTGGTAAGTCTGTAGAGAACCATCTGGTTTCTCAAAAGACAGTTCCCCATGAATTTTACTGGCGTCTGAATTTTGTTCGATGATTCGACCTGCAACTTTATAGTCAAACCAATCCCATCC
This genomic interval from Scytonema hofmannii PCC 7110 contains the following:
- a CDS encoding GNAT family N-acetyltransferase, encoding MKMIEIRSIQNEIEFNDMLYQRWLVLRAPLGLPRGTEKDLYEDNAFHAIALWNKQIIGSARLRLLSEDLGSIAYVAILPEFQNQGIGTKLMQKLIATAAEKNLKTLRVMARTNVLKFYNRVGFIAEGEPFDYLDIPHVFMYYKLQAYPQLVRD